The Arachis hypogaea cultivar Tifrunner chromosome 19, arahy.Tifrunner.gnm2.J5K5, whole genome shotgun sequence genome has a window encoding:
- the LOC112777509 gene encoding ATP synthase subunit delta', mitochondrial: MFRRATTLLRRPLIGATSRRFSTDLPAAAVEDSSFVEAWKKVSPNVDPPKTPLAYMKPRPATPSSLPSKLTVNFVLPYASELSAKEVDMVIVPATTGQMGVLPGHVATIAELKPGVLSVHEGNDVTKYFVSSGFAFIHANSVADIIAVEAVPVDRIDANLVQKGLQDFTQKLNSATTDLEKAEAQIGVDVHSALNSALTG; encoded by the exons ATGTTCCGCCGAGCAACTACCCTCCTCCGCCGCCCACTGATAGGCGCTACATCCCGCCGATTCTCGACGGATCTGCCGGCGGCGGCCGTAGAGGATTCGAGCTTCGTGGAGGCATGGAAGAAAGTGAGCCCAAACGTGGATCCACCAAAGACTCCATTGGCTTACATGAAGCCTCGCCCAGCCACTCCTTCTTCCCTTCCTTCCAAGCTCACTGTCAACTTCGTCCTTCCTTACGCTTCCGAACTCTCCGCTAAAGAG GTTGACATGGTCATAGTACCTGCAACAACCGGGCAAATGGGTGTTCTCCCTGGACACGTTGCAACAATTGCAGAGTTGAAACCTGGTGTCCTATCCGTTCACGAAGGCAATGATGTGACCAAGTACTTTGTCAGCAGTGGCTTTGCCTTCATCCATGCGAATTCTGTTGCTGATATAATAGCTGTTGAAGCTGTACCAGTAGATCGAATTGATGCAAACTTAGTCCAGAAGGGACTTCAAGATTTCACTCAGAAGCTGAATTCGGCCACAACTGATTTGGAGAAAGCTGAAGCTCAGATTGGAGTTGATGTCCATAGTGCTCTCAACTCGGCTCTTACAGGCTGA